Below is a window of Narcine bancroftii isolate sNarBan1 chromosome 13, sNarBan1.hap1, whole genome shotgun sequence DNA.
caaaatcattgaggaccccttccaccctgcacacagcatctttcagctgctcccgtcggggaagagatccaggaggatcagagccagctccaccaggctgaggatcagcttatttccatgggcagtgagaatgctgatcgacccaaggaacagctcacactcaccctccgagactctcatttgtacaaaacaatatttgtacTGATGAGATGcctgtcctgtatatgtattttgtttgattgtgtctgcatgttttgcaccaaggcccagagagcgctgtttcattggtttgtacttgtgcaatcagatgacagtaaacttgaaaaTGACACATTTATTCTTGGTGGGTGTTGGGAATTCGATATGGGCTCACTGCCCGAGAGTGAAGTACCTCATAACGTAGAGAAGTATAACTTAAGATGTTAAGTGCAGCTGATGTTGCCCAGGGAGCCTTGGTGTTACCCAAGCACTGCTGTTGATCTTGTCTTTCTAGGCTAACCTGTTGTTACTGGCGCTACCAGACAACTGGAAATATCAAATGTTACTCCACTGACAGGAACTACTTGGTGCTGCTGGACTCTCTAGGTGTTGCTGGAGATACCAGGGATGACTGGAGTGACCAGATGCAGCTCAAAATGTCAAGTGCATCTGGTTGACCAGATGTTGCTGGAGATGCAAAGCGCTAGATACCAGACttagaaattttaaaaacttaaaagcACACAATGCAGGAAGTGACACATCGTCATGGCCAACATGAAACGGAGACTGTGGCAAGATGTAACAAGTTGTGTGGCAcatggattggtgctgggacccacAGTTTTGTACACTTCATAGAAATGTCGGATAAAGGCAACTTTGCAAATGTTACATAGGTGGGCTGGAAAGGTGGTTGTGAAGAGGATATAATAAGGCTACATAAAGGTATAAGGAATAGGTTTTGGGTGTTGAGGGGAAACAGTAAAATTGCCATTTCTTGTTGGGGACCTCATGTGTCCCAAGTTTTGAGAAGTTGCAATGCTGATAGCCAGATGGATCGGTGTTTAGTGCAAATAGCTAGTAAGCAGGTATGGAAAGCTAAGAGAATATTATTATACATTGCTACGAGTCGCATGGCATGTTAATGAATTGAGTGATTGTGTAGTCAAATTAATGACGGGAAACTACAGTTCACATGACCATCACACCGCGTCAGACCGCATTGTCAGTGTGGTGGCTAGTGCAATGCTAATACattaccagtgacccaggtttgtatcctgtgctgtctgtaaggagtttgtacattctccctgtgtctgcatgggttttctcccactttCTTAAAAACTGTacgaggggttgtaggttaattgggcagcatggtatTGAAATCTGTGCAGAGCCGGCTAGAAGAAAACCCAAATTGTGCAAAAATGTGATCTTTGAAATCTGACATTTACTAAAGGGTTGTAATGACATTTACGGATAAAGGGTTCGAATTTGCCCAATTGTCTTTAATTAACATTGAAAACTTGCCTTGCTTGTGTGTTTCCAGACTGTGAAGGTGACATATCCTCCAGTGTTGATGTTTGCCATTTCACACGAGGTGTAACCAAGGCCAATCAAGCTGCTTTTGAACTGAGAACCATCTCCAAGTGGAACTGAAGGCCTTGATCAACCAGGACCTGCAACTGAAAAGATTTGAAGAACTGTTCTCCATTTTGTAGGTTCACCTATTGTGCCCCAACATGCCTGCAAAAACCCCAATGTATCTAAAGACCTCAACCCCCAAACGGGGCAAGAAGCAGAGACTGCGTGATGTTCTATCAGGCGACATGATCAGTCCTCCCTTGGGTGACTTTCGGCACAGTGCCCACATTGGGAGAGCTGGTGAAGGTGATATGTTTGGAGACATCTCCTTCTTGCAGGGGAAGTATGACCTTCTTCCTAGCCACAACGGGCGGCCAGCTTCCCAAAACGCTGATAAAGAACTGCACAGAGACAACTACGAGCAAGTGTTTAACAATGGAGCAGGTGGATACCTCACCTTGCTGAAAAATGCGGTTTCCCTTCCCGTGTTCAGTGATGCTCTTGAAAGCCAAGAGCAAGCTCCTCCAAAACCTCCCAGACTCCACCTGGAGGAGGGCCCTGGCCAGAGATCAATGTCAGTCAGCTGTACGACAGAATGTTTCCACAGCCACCAAGAAATGTCCACCATTGCGGCATTTGACAAGGCAGTCGGGTCGTCTGTCTCCCTATCTGTGGCATCGCAATCCTCCTCAGAATGCTCAGTAATTGGCGTCGGACAGCTGGATGGGAAGAGAGCCTTGATCTTCAATAGTGAGACATCCCTCAACAATGGCAGCCCTTTTCCTTCTGGCTTGGAATCCTCCCAtggtatggatttggacctgggGCCTTCAATACTGGATGATGTCCTTAGGATTATGGATGGATACAAGTTGCACTGAAATGAAGAAATCGAAGCGATGTTCAGAACGTCAGCAGTGCAAGGATCCCGATGGAAAGCGATGGGGAAAATAAAACAATCTGGCATTCAACCCAAACAGAGCCCAAGCATGTGATGGTTTAAGAAAATTGTTCCTGGAGAACAGACTAAGAAATGTAAAAACTAAAACACTAAAGAACCCCACTAAAAGCCTGAACTCAGAAGATATAAAGTattagaaatggaagaaatgatgGCTAGCATCATTAATCGACCATCTGTGTACATGATCACAATAGATTCCTGA
It encodes the following:
- the LOC138748461 gene encoding cdc42 effector protein 2 — protein: MPAKTPMYLKTSTPKRGKKQRLRDVLSGDMISPPLGDFRHSAHIGRAGEGDMFGDISFLQGKYDLLPSHNGRPASQNADKELHRDNYEQVFNNGAGGYLTLLKNAVSLPVFSDALESQEQAPPKPPRLHLEEGPGQRSMSVSCTTECFHSHQEMSTIAAFDKAVGSSVSLSVASQSSSECSVIGVGQLDGKRALIFNSETSLNNGSPFPSGLESSHGMDLDLGPSILDDVLRIMDGYKLH